From the genome of [Limnothrix rosea] IAM M-220, one region includes:
- a CDS encoding bifunctional metallophosphatase/5'-nucleotidase — MVRWSFGLSQAAVLPLIVFGWLVGVPQGVAEEIRFQILQMNDVYEISTLAGGTEAGLARVATIRKDLLVENENTLTVMAGDFFSPSALGTAKVGGDRLAGQQMVGVLNAMGLDLATFGNHEFDITEAQFRDRLAESRFQWLSGNVRDVAGERWNNVPDYVIRTIEGETGETIRVGFVGTTIPSNPASYVSYLDPIEKMKADVAAIKDETDVIVALTHLALAEDQYLAENIPEIDIILGGHEHENIQQWRGKDFTPIFKADANARTVYIHRLSYDTDTDELIINSHIKPVTEAIALDPDTAKVVDYWEQRAFEGFRASGFDPGAIIANSTVALDGLESSVRNGQTGLTNLIADAVFSVGENVDLSIFNSGSIRIDDVLPPGIITQYDVIRVLPFGGDIVTVEMSGALLERVLNQGLANRGSGGFLQTAGVSQDPDTQNWLIGDRPLDISQTYRVATVEFLISGKETGLDFLNTDNPELTLVSEQGDIRFALIDQLTKLN, encoded by the coding sequence ATGGTGCGTTGGAGTTTTGGGCTGAGTCAAGCTGCTGTTCTGCCTCTCATTGTTTTTGGATGGCTTGTTGGTGTCCCCCAGGGTGTGGCGGAGGAAATTCGGTTTCAGATTTTGCAGATGAATGATGTTTACGAAATTTCAACGTTAGCTGGTGGGACTGAGGCGGGACTGGCGCGAGTGGCGACCATCCGGAAAGATTTATTGGTGGAGAATGAAAATACTTTGACGGTGATGGCGGGAGATTTTTTTAGTCCTTCGGCTCTTGGTACGGCAAAGGTAGGGGGCGATCGCCTAGCGGGTCAGCAGATGGTCGGGGTGTTGAATGCCATGGGTCTAGATTTAGCGACCTTTGGGAATCACGAGTTTGATATTACAGAAGCACAATTTCGCGATCGCCTAGCGGAGTCACGCTTTCAATGGCTTTCGGGAAATGTGCGAGATGTGGCGGGAGAAAGGTGGAATAATGTGCCGGACTATGTGATTAGAACCATTGAAGGGGAAACAGGGGAAACTATTCGAGTCGGTTTTGTGGGTACGACGATACCGAGTAACCCGGCTTCCTATGTGTCTTATCTTGATCCGATAGAGAAAATGAAAGCGGATGTAGCGGCGATTAAAGATGAAACTGATGTGATTGTCGCTCTCACACATTTAGCTTTGGCAGAGGATCAATATCTTGCGGAAAATATTCCTGAAATTGACATTATCTTAGGGGGGCATGAGCACGAAAATATTCAGCAATGGCGCGGCAAAGATTTTACGCCGATTTTTAAAGCGGATGCTAATGCTCGCACGGTCTATATCCATAGGCTAAGCTATGACACCGACACAGATGAGCTAATCATTAATTCCCACATTAAACCTGTCACTGAGGCGATCGCCCTTGATCCAGACACCGCAAAAGTGGTGGACTATTGGGAGCAGAGAGCATTTGAAGGATTTCGGGCAAGTGGTTTTGACCCGGGGGCGATCATTGCCAACAGTACTGTGGCCTTAGATGGTTTAGAGAGTTCAGTGCGTAATGGTCAGACTGGACTGACAAACTTGATTGCTGATGCGGTTTTCAGTGTTGGGGAAAATGTCGATTTATCTATATTTAACAGCGGCTCGATTCGCATTGATGATGTGTTACCGCCGGGCATTATCACGCAATATGATGTGATTCGGGTGCTGCCCTTTGGGGGCGATATTGTCACCGTCGAAATGTCTGGGGCACTCCTCGAACGGGTTCTCAATCAAGGTTTAGCCAATCGTGGTTCTGGCGGTTTTTTACAGACAGCAGGCGTTTCCCAAGATCCTGATACTCAAAACTGGCTGATCGGCGATCGCCCCCTCGATATTTCGCAAACTTATCGCGTTGCCACTGTAGAATTTCTGATTTCGGGTAAAGAAACAGGCTTAGATTTTCTAAATACTGATAATCCAGAACTTACTTTAGTTTCAGAACAAGGCGATATTCGCTTTGCCCTAATCGATCAATTAACGAAGCTAAATTAA
- a CDS encoding chlororespiratory reduction protein 7 produces the protein MPDPIMYQEDGYVVLRHDQPEQIMESDEIRQFFRDLFTKQPDLLPSELATLSTDAQITKLLEDYCELEIPDGFLQWYAVRFEK, from the coding sequence ATGCCAGATCCGATTATGTACCAAGAGGATGGTTATGTGGTTCTCCGTCACGACCAACCCGAACAGATCATGGAGTCAGACGAAATTCGACAGTTTTTTAGGGATTTATTTACGAAACAGCCCGACCTTTTGCCTTCTGAACTCGCAACTTTATCGACCGACGCTCAAATTACAAAACTCCTTGAAGATTATTGTGAGCTAGAAATTCCCGACGGTTTTTTGCAGTGGTATGCAGTTCGCTTTGAAAAGTAA
- a CDS encoding Uma2 family endonuclease gives MTTTLRIQHETMPLTVSLPASKPMSREEFYDFCLANRDLRIERTATGEVIVMPPALADIGNRNFNLAAYLWVWSEQDGTGLGFDSSAGFTLPNGAMRSPDASWMKQEKWDALSEEEKASFAPVCPDFVMELRSKSDTLKGLQAKMEEYLENGVSLGWLIDRRNKTVHIYRPNQTPQILENPDVVNGDPELPNFQLSMAKIW, from the coding sequence ATGACGACAACGCTACGAATTCAGCACGAAACTATGCCTCTAACTGTTTCGCTGCCTGCTAGTAAACCGATGAGTCGCGAAGAGTTTTATGACTTTTGCCTTGCTAACCGCGATCTACGTATTGAACGTACTGCCACAGGAGAAGTGATTGTCATGCCCCCGGCGCTTGCGGATATTGGCAATCGCAACTTTAACTTAGCTGCTTATTTATGGGTTTGGAGTGAGCAGGATGGTACAGGATTAGGATTTGATTCTAGTGCTGGATTCACCTTGCCGAATGGGGCAATGCGATCGCCGGATGCGTCGTGGATGAAGCAGGAGAAATGGGATGCATTGTCAGAAGAAGAAAAAGCCTCTTTTGCGCCAGTCTGTCCAGATTTTGTGATGGAGCTACGGTCAAAAAGCGACACTCTCAAAGGTCTACAAGCCAAGATGGAAGAGTATCTGGAAAATGGCGTTTCTTTAGGTTGGCTGATTGATCGCCGCAACAAGACAGTGCACATCTATCGTCCCAATCAAACACCACAAATCCTTGAAAATCCTGATGTTGTAAATGGTGATCCAGAATTACCAAACTTTCAGTTATCCATGGCAAAAATTTGGTGA
- a CDS encoding protein adenylyltransferase SelO, translated as MPPLSELTQNPLACLPYENAFASLGDEYSDVVEGASFPRYDLRFRNDQVLEQLGLEVNQVEDQDFIEVFGQFRVPHALRAMRYHGYQFGEYNPDLGDGRGFLLGQVRSPDGLLYDFGTKGSGRTPYSRNADGRLTLKGGVREVLAAEALHQLGVNTSRCVSLIETGESLWRGDEPSPTRSSVMVRFQRSHIRFGTFERLYFLQKPELIEKLLDHVIEYYYPEYFGDADAKALFYADLVKRVARLAAQWMAAGFCHAVLNTDNMAITGESFDYGPYAFIPTYDRKFTAAYFDYSGRYSYANQPTICRINLEVLQRPLAMVMDKQDLAAGLAAYDKEYEYAYRELMLKKLGFESLPAEQGQELLDVTIKLLAETQTAYHDFFYQLAAQFNHAWRSHPETILENSDLSSAVLEKWRKLYQGALQTISASDFETVGDRLTQTNPKTALLRPVIEAIWEPIVAEDNWQPFNDLVKTIQQRG; from the coding sequence ATGCCTCCCCTTAGTGAGCTAACTCAAAATCCGCTGGCCTGTCTCCCCTACGAAAATGCTTTTGCCAGTCTTGGTGATGAGTATTCTGATGTGGTGGAGGGGGCAAGTTTTCCGCGCTACGATTTACGGTTTCGCAATGATCAGGTTTTGGAACAGTTAGGGCTTGAGGTAAATCAAGTTGAAGATCAAGATTTTATTGAGGTATTTGGTCAATTTCGAGTGCCCCATGCTTTGCGGGCGATGCGCTACCACGGCTATCAATTTGGCGAATACAATCCGGATTTAGGGGATGGTCGCGGTTTCCTCCTCGGTCAGGTGCGATCGCCGGACGGACTTCTTTATGATTTCGGCACGAAAGGTTCGGGTCGGACTCCCTATTCTCGTAATGCCGACGGCAGATTAACCCTAAAAGGCGGTGTGCGGGAAGTTTTGGCGGCGGAAGCTTTACATCAGTTGGGCGTAAATACGTCTCGCTGTGTGAGCTTAATTGAAACGGGAGAATCTTTGTGGCGGGGTGATGAACCTTCCCCGACGCGCTCTTCGGTAATGGTGCGGTTCCAGCGATCGCACATTCGCTTTGGCACATTTGAGCGGCTCTATTTTTTGCAAAAGCCAGAGCTGATTGAGAAACTTTTAGACCACGTTATTGAATATTACTATCCGGAATATTTTGGGGATGCTGATGCCAAGGCATTATTTTACGCAGACTTGGTGAAACGGGTGGCACGGCTGGCAGCGCAGTGGATGGCGGCTGGTTTTTGCCATGCGGTGCTGAATACCGACAATATGGCGATTACGGGGGAAAGTTTTGATTATGGTCCTTACGCTTTTATTCCCACCTATGACCGCAAGTTTACGGCGGCCTATTTTGATTACAGCGGTCGTTATAGCTATGCCAACCAGCCCACGATTTGTCGTATAAATCTCGAAGTGTTGCAGCGTCCCCTCGCGATGGTGATGGATAAGCAAGATTTGGCAGCAGGTCTTGCCGCTTATGACAAGGAATATGAATATGCCTATCGTGAACTGATGCTGAAAAAATTAGGCTTTGAATCTCTCCCGGCAGAACAGGGTCAAGAACTTTTAGATGTCACGATTAAGCTTCTCGCAGAAACCCAAACGGCTTACCACGACTTTTTCTATCAGCTAGCGGCGCAGTTTAACCATGCATGGCGATCGCACCCCGAAACGATTTTGGAAAATAGTGATTTATCCTCAGCAGTTCTAGAGAAATGGCGCAAGCTTTATCAAGGGGCTTTGCAAACGATTTCTGCAAGTGATTTTGAGACGGTGGGCGATCGCCTCACCCAGACCAACCCAAAGACAGCATTATTACGCCCGGTGATTGAAGCGATTTGGGAACCGATTGTGGCAGAAGATAATTGGCAACCTTTTAACGACTTGGTTAAAACCATTCAACAACGCGGTTAA
- a CDS encoding YHS domain-containing (seleno)protein, whose product MQISALKSLSLAAVLSLGAIAGFSHQVDSKPAPTHEIVAAKADKVVRANKLNSNNTTFINKQSNGVAIKGTDPVAYFTQGKPVRGSASFTHRWNGATWHFSSAANRNLFASNPTKYAPQYGGYCAWAISEGYTADINPNAWKIVDGKLYLNVSQGIQRRWERDIPGHISKANLNWPRISGR is encoded by the coding sequence ATGCAAATTTCTGCTCTTAAATCTCTTTCCCTCGCTGCTGTTTTAAGTTTGGGGGCGATCGCCGGATTTTCCCACCAAGTAGACAGCAAACCCGCGCCTACCCACGAAATCGTTGCCGCTAAAGCCGACAAAGTCGTCCGTGCCAACAAGCTCAATAGCAATAACACCACATTTATCAACAAACAATCTAACGGTGTCGCCATTAAAGGCACAGATCCTGTTGCTTACTTCACTCAGGGTAAACCCGTAAGAGGCAGTGCAAGCTTCACCCACCGTTGGAACGGCGCAACTTGGCATTTCTCCAGCGCCGCTAACCGTAATCTTTTTGCTTCTAACCCCACAAAATACGCACCTCAGTATGGTGGCTACTGCGCATGGGCTATTAGTGAAGGCTACACCGCTGATATCAATCCTAACGCTTGGAAAATTGTCGACGGCAAACTCTATTTAAATGTCAGCCAAGGTATTCAACGCCGCTGGGAACGCGATATCCCCGGTCATATTTCTAAGGCAAATCTCAACTGGCCTCGCATTTCTGGTCGTTAA
- a CDS encoding PCP reductase family protein codes for MEWTDDAKTLFKKIPFFVRPFAKKKIEKLAQEMGATVIDEEIYVQAKAKFNDPKKSGELK; via the coding sequence ATGGAATGGACTGACGACGCGAAGACTTTATTTAAGAAAATCCCTTTTTTCGTAAGACCTTTCGCCAAAAAGAAGATCGAAAAACTGGCGCAGGAGATGGGAGCCACGGTGATAGACGAAGAGATTTATGTACAAGCCAAGGCGAAATTTAACGACCCGAAAAAGTCTGGCGAGCTGAAATAA
- a CDS encoding YHS domain-containing (seleno)protein, with protein MKISPKKTVVLGVLLTMGILGGCTTATQNEVSTTSETTTSETTTPETTSATTTADETTTESSTDAVASFINKQNDVAIKGTDPVAYFTESQVVEGSEEFAYEWNGATWHFASAENRDLFSANPEEYAPQYGGYCAWAAAQGYVADIDPTAWSIVDGRLYLNFDAGVQRRWEKDIPGFIADADEKWPDIVAENS; from the coding sequence ATGAAAATCTCTCCGAAAAAAACAGTGGTTCTCGGCGTTCTTTTAACCATGGGAATCTTGGGCGGTTGCACCACTGCCACCCAAAATGAAGTCAGCACAACCTCTGAAACGACGACTTCTGAAACAACGACTCCTGAAACAACCAGCGCTACGACAACAGCAGACGAAACGACAACCGAGTCAAGCACAGACGCTGTTGCCAGCTTTATTAACAAACAAAATGATGTAGCCATCAAAGGCACTGATCCGGTGGCTTACTTTACGGAAAGTCAGGTGGTTGAAGGGTCGGAAGAGTTTGCCTACGAGTGGAATGGTGCGACATGGCATTTCGCTAGCGCTGAAAATAGGGATCTCTTTAGTGCCAATCCAGAGGAATATGCGCCGCAATATGGTGGTTACTGTGCCTGGGCAGCGGCTCAAGGCTATGTGGCAGATATTGATCCGACGGCTTGGAGTATTGTCGATGGTCGTCTCTATCTAAACTTTGATGCGGGAGTGCAGAGACGTTGGGAAAAGGATATTCCCGGTTTTATCGCTGATGCGGATGAGAAGTGGCCGGATATCGTTGCAGAAAATTCCTAA